In Maridesulfovibrio sp., a single genomic region encodes these proteins:
- a CDS encoding tetratricopeptide repeat protein has protein sequence MVKKIFRSLLVFLILGQAFSMSAFAASDNTKEPFETWLEKYGAWDILEKNYSSSEESPDLLLKRADTAFKLGRFTSCLNILQSTPAFADKEMEINRLWLGGRCQRALGDPVKAVIWFSQAARLMDADTLVKKFNAEPQLKVIWFDVWRSLYWGYFVTPASAKEARRMLLVQSFEQAEKVWPTLYFIVNGKKELKSLNGTVSDLPITDNSTLFTDEGRLTIAQSLAAASLGEWDKSNSILKTLGNSTVSDFWLSVNSWMENGSGAEKTEEFDKMALVHPSAFFKAGVLDPVTGTPALWLLASPSSPSWSVFRKKLLEMTPENALETIDRETGSLLLSSEIVNALQNYRLAFALLGGNLELAENVWKRLDKDSLPMSLRIAAGLIFKPPFSKMVNSSDFGRNSHMHIISDLCSAAGLNYFPDMQAPFWALLQGIRLNNAINAKPLDRLLVFTDLASGAEGKMDETVARRSAFLFPDSRLGAESLIYLAERAAADRDFQLSAFYLKRVNQDKFGPEIRLKWLKAAVDYDLGAGNDAKALNAYNEILESGGTLSPEKELKLALMIQQKGDLKKAQAILERIWENGKTLNNELKAEILFWIAEGEHAMGEKEKALGHYLKLAWEFPEQNIWAVTAMYRASMIYEHKGQYETARRFLKTVIKRADRKAQKEAATARLNAIDSKLAKIGDDKGASFPF, from the coding sequence ATGGTAAAAAAAATATTCCGGTCACTGCTGGTTTTTCTGATTCTTGGTCAGGCTTTTTCGATGTCCGCTTTTGCCGCGTCCGACAACACGAAGGAACCGTTTGAAACGTGGCTCGAAAAATACGGAGCCTGGGACATTCTTGAAAAAAATTACTCTTCAAGCGAAGAATCTCCCGACCTTCTCCTCAAACGGGCCGATACAGCATTCAAACTTGGCAGGTTTACCTCCTGCCTGAACATACTTCAATCCACGCCTGCTTTTGCAGACAAGGAAATGGAGATAAACCGCCTTTGGCTTGGCGGCCGCTGCCAAAGAGCCCTTGGAGATCCGGTTAAGGCTGTGATCTGGTTCAGTCAGGCAGCCAGACTCATGGACGCTGACACTCTGGTAAAAAAATTCAATGCTGAGCCGCAGTTGAAGGTTATTTGGTTTGATGTCTGGAGATCCCTTTACTGGGGATATTTCGTAACCCCGGCATCAGCAAAGGAGGCCCGGCGCATGCTCCTTGTTCAGTCCTTTGAACAGGCAGAAAAAGTCTGGCCTACCTTATATTTTATTGTAAACGGCAAAAAGGAACTTAAAAGCCTGAACGGAACCGTTTCGGATTTGCCCATCACGGACAACTCGACACTCTTTACAGATGAAGGCCGGCTGACAATAGCCCAGTCTCTTGCTGCGGCAAGCCTTGGAGAATGGGATAAGTCCAACAGCATCCTGAAAACACTCGGCAACTCTACGGTCAGTGATTTCTGGCTATCCGTGAATTCATGGATGGAAAACGGTTCCGGGGCCGAGAAAACTGAAGAATTCGACAAGATGGCCTTGGTTCATCCGTCTGCATTTTTCAAGGCGGGTGTACTTGATCCCGTAACCGGCACCCCTGCCCTCTGGCTGCTGGCCTCCCCTTCCTCCCCTTCATGGAGCGTATTCAGAAAAAAACTGCTGGAAATGACTCCGGAAAACGCACTTGAGACAATTGATCGGGAAACCGGATCACTCCTACTTTCAAGTGAAATAGTAAACGCGCTCCAGAACTATCGTTTGGCTTTTGCTTTGCTCGGAGGGAATCTGGAACTCGCCGAAAACGTATGGAAAAGACTGGATAAGGATTCCCTGCCCATGAGCCTTCGAATCGCGGCCGGACTGATATTCAAACCGCCCTTTTCAAAAATGGTTAACAGCAGCGATTTCGGTCGGAATTCCCATATGCACATTATTTCGGACCTGTGTTCGGCAGCCGGATTAAACTACTTTCCGGACATGCAGGCCCCCTTCTGGGCTCTTCTGCAGGGAATAAGGCTTAATAATGCCATCAATGCAAAACCGCTGGACCGACTGCTGGTTTTCACCGATCTGGCTTCCGGAGCAGAAGGAAAAATGGATGAAACAGTGGCGCGCCGTAGCGCCTTTCTCTTCCCGGACTCAAGGCTCGGTGCCGAAAGCCTGATTTATCTTGCAGAACGTGCTGCCGCAGATCGGGATTTTCAGCTCTCGGCTTTCTATCTCAAAAGAGTGAATCAGGATAAGTTCGGACCGGAAATACGGCTGAAATGGCTGAAGGCTGCTGTCGATTACGACCTTGGAGCCGGAAACGATGCCAAGGCTCTTAATGCCTACAATGAAATTCTGGAATCCGGCGGCACCCTTTCCCCTGAAAAGGAACTAAAACTTGCCCTGATGATCCAGCAGAAAGGTGATTTGAAAAAAGCTCAAGCCATACTTGAAAGAATCTGGGAAAACGGCAAAACCCTGAACAACGAACTCAAAGCGGAAATACTGTTCTGGATAGCAGAGGGTGAGCATGCCATGGGGGAAAAGGAAAAAGCTCTGGGGCATTACCTGAAGCTTGCCTGGGAATTTCCGGAACAGAACATCTGGGCTGTCACCGCCATGTACCGGGCATCAATGATTTATGAGCACAAAGGCCAGTATGAAACAGCCAGACGTTTCTTGAAGACAGTCATCAAACGTGCGGACCGCAAAGCCCAGAAAGAAGCTGCAACGGCAAGGCTGAATGCCATAGACAGCAAGCTGGCAAAGATAGGAGATGACAAAGGAGCATCCTTTCCGTTCTAG
- a CDS encoding transaldolase family protein, producing MKIYLKSCSLFEVKTAVEYGLIDGISFMSEDRDDPCVATDNDFAAIARSNCGPTFILSGEKTAEKILEESRELIRLGPNTIIKVKLSLEALKACKILSSQQIPVAVYGISNTAQALIAARSGAEFLFLAPNQHTNQEQNLGKKPNDELLKQHGYNAQLIASRTNDMQSLHAQIQSGIQAIEVDYSQLLKLVDA from the coding sequence GTGAAAATTTATCTGAAATCCTGTTCACTTTTCGAAGTGAAAACGGCTGTTGAATACGGCCTGATCGACGGGATATCTTTTATGTCTGAAGACAGAGATGATCCCTGTGTTGCAACCGACAATGATTTTGCAGCCATCGCCAGAAGCAACTGCGGTCCGACATTCATACTGTCCGGCGAGAAAACAGCTGAAAAGATACTGGAGGAATCCAGAGAGCTGATCCGGCTGGGGCCGAATACAATCATAAAGGTTAAACTATCGCTTGAAGCCTTGAAGGCCTGCAAAATTCTAAGCTCCCAGCAGATTCCCGTGGCCGTTTACGGAATTTCAAACACAGCTCAGGCACTCATTGCGGCCAGGTCCGGTGCCGAATTTCTTTTTCTTGCTCCGAATCAGCACACAAATCAGGAACAGAACCTAGGCAAGAAGCCGAACGATGAACTACTGAAACAGCATGGATACAACGCACAGCTGATAGCATCCAGAACAAACGACATGCAGAGCCTCCATGCGCAGATTCAATCCGGAATCCAGGCCATAGAAGTTGATTACTCACAGCTTCTTAAACTTGTAGACGCTTAA
- a CDS encoding transcriptional regulator, with the protein MIKFIVLAVAAFVLWKLFTGDQKKKGEQTEKQREQQIKAGEMVKDPICGTYVKKDSDIRVRNGEKVECFCSYECRDKYIKQLESEQDK; encoded by the coding sequence ATGATCAAATTTATTGTATTGGCAGTTGCAGCCTTTGTTCTGTGGAAACTTTTCACCGGAGACCAGAAAAAGAAAGGCGAACAGACGGAAAAACAACGCGAACAGCAGATCAAGGCCGGAGAGATGGTCAAAGACCCGATTTGCGGAACGTATGTTAAAAAAGACAGCGATATCCGGGTTCGCAACGGAGAGAAGGTGGAATGCTTCTGCTCCTACGAATGCCGCGACAAGTACATCAAGCAGTTGGAATCCGAGCAGGACAAATAG
- the folK gene encoding 2-amino-4-hydroxy-6-hydroxymethyldihydropteridine diphosphokinase, with the protein MTDFPTIAVYVSLGSNIGDTEDNLNQAVARLEKYEGIDPEVWSETYETEPQGLKDQAWFSNQVVRFAVDPELWSAEGFLSTLQAVEGQMDRVRGVKNGPRTIDLDIILFGDRVIESGEYLTVPHPRALERAFVLYPLAEIAPDLVFPDGTTVAEALKKINFRIDGSKIYQD; encoded by the coding sequence ATCACGGATTTCCCAACTATAGCAGTCTACGTCAGCCTGGGCTCCAATATAGGAGACACGGAAGATAACCTGAACCAGGCAGTGGCGAGACTTGAAAAATACGAGGGCATTGATCCCGAAGTCTGGTCCGAAACATATGAAACCGAACCGCAGGGACTCAAGGACCAAGCCTGGTTCAGCAACCAGGTTGTCCGCTTTGCGGTTGATCCGGAACTTTGGTCCGCCGAAGGCTTTCTGTCCACGCTGCAGGCAGTGGAAGGGCAGATGGACCGGGTCAGGGGAGTCAAGAACGGCCCCAGAACCATTGATCTGGACATCATTCTCTTCGGTGACAGGGTAATCGAAAGCGGAGAATATCTGACCGTCCCTCATCCGAGGGCGCTGGAAAGAGCGTTTGTGCTTTATCCGCTGGCAGAAATTGCGCCCGATCTGGTTTTTCCGGATGGAACAACCGTTGCCGAGGCACTCAAGAAGATCAATTTCCGCATTGACGGAAGCAAGATCTATCAGGACTGA
- a CDS encoding LL-diaminopimelate aminotransferase, which translates to MPEFKLADRLASLPPYLFAEIDRLKAEVAAQGVDIISLGIGDPDLPTPDFIIEALYKSAQNPVNHQYPSYVGLLTFRQAVADWYKQRFNVDLDPKTEVVSLIGSKEGIAHFPLAFVNPGDLVLVASPNYPVYPVASGFAGADVQIIDLLEENDFLPDLDAIDDATWDRAKIMFVNYPNNPTSATATPEFYAKLVATAQKHNVIIVADAAYTEVYYDEDKKPISILETPGAKDVAIEFHSLSKTYNMTGWRCGMAVGNPSLVAGLGKIKENVDSGIFQAVQEAGIVALKEGEPYVKEFRKIYKERRDYVIEALEKINISCKVPDASIFVWAKTPEGYTSSEFVSKLLKETGVVVTPGNGFGKAGEGYFRISLTVDTERLKEAVSRISQL; encoded by the coding sequence ATGCCGGAATTCAAACTTGCCGACAGGCTCGCCTCCCTGCCGCCTTATCTTTTCGCTGAAATTGACAGACTCAAAGCGGAAGTCGCTGCACAGGGTGTAGACATCATCAGCCTCGGCATCGGTGATCCTGACCTTCCTACTCCCGATTTCATCATCGAGGCTCTCTACAAATCCGCACAGAACCCGGTCAACCACCAGTACCCCTCCTACGTGGGACTGCTGACTTTCCGTCAGGCCGTTGCCGACTGGTATAAACAGAGATTCAATGTCGACCTTGACCCTAAAACCGAAGTCGTATCGCTGATCGGTTCCAAAGAAGGAATTGCACATTTTCCTCTGGCTTTTGTGAACCCCGGAGATTTAGTTCTGGTGGCTTCCCCCAACTACCCGGTCTATCCGGTAGCTTCCGGGTTTGCCGGAGCAGATGTACAAATCATCGACCTGCTGGAAGAAAACGATTTTCTGCCCGACCTTGATGCCATTGACGACGCAACCTGGGACAGAGCGAAAATCATGTTCGTCAACTATCCGAACAACCCGACTTCCGCCACTGCAACCCCCGAGTTCTATGCAAAACTCGTTGCAACTGCCCAAAAACACAATGTGATCATTGTAGCTGACGCAGCCTACACAGAAGTCTATTACGACGAAGACAAGAAACCCATCTCCATTCTGGAAACTCCCGGCGCAAAGGATGTCGCCATTGAATTCCATTCACTTTCCAAGACCTACAACATGACCGGTTGGCGCTGCGGTATGGCGGTCGGAAACCCGTCTCTGGTGGCCGGACTTGGAAAAATCAAGGAAAATGTCGACTCCGGTATCTTTCAGGCTGTACAGGAAGCCGGAATTGTTGCACTGAAAGAAGGCGAACCTTACGTCAAGGAATTCCGCAAGATCTACAAGGAACGTAGAGACTACGTTATCGAAGCACTTGAAAAGATCAATATTTCCTGCAAGGTGCCTGATGCGTCCATTTTTGTATGGGCCAAGACTCCGGAAGGCTATACTTCTTCCGAATTCGTCTCCAAGCTCCTCAAGGAAACAGGGGTGGTTGTTACTCCCGGCAATGGCTTCGGAAAAGCCGGAGAAGGGTATTTCAGAATTTCACTGACGGTTGATACCGAAAGACTCAAGGAGGCAGTATCACGGATTTCCCAACTATAG
- the xerD gene encoding site-specific tyrosine recombinase XerD, with translation MTENENKTPVKHHWIDRYLEYLLVERGLSENSLDGYLRDLESFQSFLEERSARIEETTDQTLLLYLTYLRSRALKSTSLARHLSSLRGFFAFCTSRGFVKDNPAVLLENPKLPRKIPEFLSPEEVKRILALPILTEKLGFRDRTMLELLYAAGMRVSELVDLKVEDYDPQTGVLIIFGKGSKERLVPIHYLAQNYLNQYIKDWRPAFNPKVKNIFLNRSGKGLTRQGVWKMIKKFTLEAGIKRSISPHTFRHSFATHLLDGGADLRTVQLLLGHSDINATEIYTHIQAGRLVQLHKRFHPRSVM, from the coding sequence ATGACCGAGAACGAAAACAAAACTCCCGTTAAACACCACTGGATTGACCGCTATCTGGAATACCTGCTTGTAGAGCGGGGGCTTTCCGAAAACAGTCTTGACGGATATCTCAGAGATCTGGAATCTTTTCAGTCCTTTCTGGAGGAAAGATCCGCAAGGATCGAAGAAACAACAGATCAGACACTGCTGCTCTACCTCACATACCTGAGGTCCAGAGCATTGAAATCAACCTCGCTGGCAAGGCATCTTTCTTCATTGCGGGGATTCTTCGCATTCTGTACCTCCCGCGGATTCGTTAAGGATAATCCTGCGGTACTGCTGGAGAATCCGAAGCTCCCCAGAAAAATTCCCGAGTTCCTCTCACCGGAAGAAGTGAAACGCATACTCGCCCTTCCCATCCTGACCGAAAAACTCGGTTTCCGGGACAGGACCATGCTTGAGCTTCTCTATGCGGCCGGGATGAGGGTGTCAGAGCTTGTAGACCTTAAAGTCGAGGACTACGACCCGCAAACCGGTGTACTCATTATATTCGGTAAAGGATCAAAAGAAAGGCTGGTGCCTATTCATTATTTGGCGCAAAATTACTTAAACCAATACATTAAGGATTGGCGTCCTGCCTTTAACCCCAAAGTAAAAAATATTTTCCTGAACAGATCAGGAAAGGGGCTGACCAGACAGGGGGTCTGGAAAATGATCAAGAAATTCACCCTGGAAGCCGGAATAAAGCGTTCCATTTCTCCGCACACTTTCAGGCATTCATTTGCCACCCACTTGCTGGATGGCGGTGCGGACCTCAGAACCGTCCAATTGCTTCTGGGTCATTCGGACATCAATGCTACTGAAATATACACGCATATTCAAGCAGGAAGATTGGTCCAACTTCACAAACGTTTTCACCCGCGTTCTGTAATGTGA